The stretch of DNA AAAAAGAATCAAAAAACGAACAAATTGATTATTTTAATAGGTTGTAAAAAAAAATTAATGTGATAAAATTGTTGACTGTCCTGCCTTTTTGTATCTTTTGAAATCAATGTGAAAATTTTCTTGCCATCTATCCTGTAATTCGGTAGAATGCGCAGCATCTTAGCCGTTGCCTGACGAGCATGAAGTCGAAGTCTGAAAGCTTTAAAAAAGTTGAAGAAGAGTTAAAACCCGATGCAGAAGAAATGTATAAAAAAGGGTTGTCGCAAGCACTCGCCTTCATGCTGGCAATTCCTGGCAGGTTAGACGCGCAAGCCAGACTGCTTGCCAAAAAGCTCCATGATGACGGCGATATTTATATTGCCTATTCCGTAACAGATGCCTTCAATCTCTCCATTAGCAATCTGAAACTGTTTTGGGATTTACTTCTTACAAACTCTTCTCGAAACTCTGCCGATGCCCTGCACGACTGGCTGCTAACACCAGTTGGAATCTCCGTTGCAATTACTGAATCCATCAGTCTTATTGCCCTGTCGGTCATGGGTAATTATTTCGATGAGAAAGACAAAAACTGGTTTAAGAGCACGGTCGCCACCTATTGGCCCTACCTGCGCGATGTGATGAAAGCATTAAAAAATGCGTATAAGGGAATACGAAGTCTTTTGCAAATTGCAAATGTTCTTGACAATAGCAAGGCATTTAACTTTCTGATTTTGCCAATGGGACTTAGTTTTGGAATATTGGCAGCACTCAACCGCATCTGGTATCGGCACATGCTCAGCATACGCAAAGAGTCAATGCGTCTGAATGCCAAATATCTGGATATGATTCAGGAAAGAAAAGACCTGGCTGCGAATGAGATTGAAGAGTTTCGTGCGGCGGTCAGAAGGCAGACTACTCGTGTGCGAGTGATGGCCCTTATGGCGGCTACCTATGGCGGAATCATCGATAGCCTTTACCTTTATCTGGGGGTAATGAGTTTATGTCCGCTGTCTATACCTGCTTTTGCTATCATGACGGCGTTCAGTCTTATTTACTGTGTGACCTGCGTCGCCACTCGTCTCTATGAAGAGTATGACTATCAACGCAAGCTTGTCATCACACAGGCTAAAATTGAATTAGCGCTTTACACCCAGGAATACCGCGATATCCTGACTCAGAAGTTTGCTGAGTTGGAGCCGTTGACGCTGGAAATTTCTAAAAGAAGTTCAGCTTATTTGGGTTCTCTTGCCAAGCGGGCTCTTGGAGATACCGAGCTTGATGCCCTATCGGCTGATGAAAAGCAACATCTCGAGGAATACACGCAGCCCCGGGAAAAGCACAATTACAAAGAGTTTAAAGAGCAGCACGACGCTTTAACTTCTGAAATCTATGAAATATTGCAGGGCTTTGCCAAGCGGCGTCAGTATTTGCAAGACCTGGTTTTACTTTCAGATTCTTCCGCTTTTCTTGCGGGTTTAAAAAATGGTTTGGCAGCCTACGGTGCGGTGGCGAGTATGGTGTTCTCTGCTGCCACTTTTCTGACTTTAGCCGCTGTTCCATTTCCACCCCTGCTAGTGATTGCTTTTGTGTCTTCTGGTCTGGCTCTGTTGATTGGGTTTGTGGCTTATACAATGTATGCCAATTACAAGCACCGTATTCAACAAACACCAGAAAAGAGAGATCCATACTCCCGCCTTTCCGATTTCCTGAAAAATTGTACTGATTTACAGAATCCTGAAAAAATGAGTGCTCAGGAAGAAGTAGCAGCGGTTCTCGCAGAGGGGCTTCTACTCGATCCTTCACCGCAACAGCCTTTTCAGGAGTGGTTTGAAATAGTGCGCGCGGCCAACCCTAACAAAGGGCTCAAAGCGACCGATTTTCTCCTCAATCCATTACAGGATGTCGATCAAAATGGGCATTATCATGATACGCCGCTGATGGTTGGGCTGGGGGTGGTGAGTTCAGTCGTGCATTCGCTGATTTTGGGCGGCAGGGCTTTGGCGCGAGGGTTTGGACGTGATGCCATTGATGCGGTGTCCAAAAAGGACAGCCAGGATATTGAAATGCAGAATATGGCTGGTAAAGGCCAGGATTATCCGCCATTCGATGACTACGAAGAAGACAAAACGTATGATGAAGCCAAGGTCAAAGATCTTAAGGAGCAACCCCGCCCCACATCGAAACAGGGATCAGGACGGCCTGTTGAACGACATCCTGACTCCCGTAATAGTTTTCATCGTCGTTCAACGTCCATGTTTTCCCTCTCAAGTCACCCTGAATCTGATATATCCCTAAGCAGACCTTCGCAAGATGATGCCGTTTCTATAAAAGCACTGAATTCACCCAGATCTCGGGGAATGTTTAGCCGATCTGATAACTCCAAACCCACTAAAAGCTCAGGACTCACTTACGCTGCGGGTACATCGATCATTTCTTCTGATACAAGAATGGGTTTAATGTAGGATCATTATACATTTTAAACTGATGATACACTCGGAATGTCCGGCTTCCTGCTCTGATTTCCTCAATGAATTCTCGTAAACATTGCTGCAACTGTTGCTGTTGAAGGTGAAGAGTATCCAGCTTTCGCTGGCATAATTGACGATGAGCTTCACTGGCATCCTCGCGTCTTGTCTGTAAATCCATATGATAGGTTTTAAGAGCCAGAATGGATAAACGATCAATAATCATACCGGGTGTTTCGGAATGGACAGGGCAGCTGGCTGAGGTGCTGGGCGATAAGTTGTTATACAACCACTCATCCATTGCTTCCATACGGTTATTTCTCTGCTGATTAAAACCGTCAATTTCTCGTTTTGCCTCATAGACATACTGATAGCCTTGATCGTCTCTTCGAGCTCTGTCTTCAGCATTCCATAACTGGAAGTTAAAGGCATGGTTTTCTTCGACCAGAGCAAAAAAGTCCTGTTGAGTGAAGCGAAGTGCTTCTGCTTTCCAGCGGATGATGGATTGTTCATGCAAGTCAAAAAGCGCATCAAGATCAATAAGCATATGTTAAAACCCGGGATGTAAAAAGCCGCTAGTGTAGCATGTATCTTTGTCCGCAGTGAAACTTACTGGGTCTGATCAAAATACTGGGAATAAATTTTGACATAAGTGCCATCATTTTCCATGCTCAGCAAGGCTTTATTGATGCGGTCAACAAGCGCCTGTTCATTTTTATTGGCCATAATACCGTAGCCGATACCAATTTTCATTTCAGAACCAATTAATTTGAAATCACCATTAGCGCTCCAGTATTTGGAGGAACCCTCATCGAGAATAAGGGCGTCAATCTCGTTATTGTTCAATGCCTGAAAAATTTCGGGTTGCGTTGAGTATTCAATAATCTGTATGTTACTGTTAAATTTATCGAGCAGCATTTCTTTGAAAATTGTGCCTTTTTCCGAGCCTACTTTTTTTCCGGCAAGATCATTGAAGGCGTTAATCGGTGATTTGGAACTGGTCAGGAGCTGGCCGCTGCTGGGAAGATAAGGCAGACTGAACAGATAGCTTTCCTTGCGATCATCGGTTATAGTAATCGCTGCGATGGACAGATTAATATCTCCGCTATAAGTTTTTACCATTAATTGTTCAAAAGTCATGGGAATAAACTGACAGTC from Legionella quinlivanii encodes:
- a CDS encoding DUF4254 domain-containing protein, which encodes MLIDLDALFDLHEQSIIRWKAEALRFTQQDFFALVEENHAFNFQLWNAEDRARRDDQGYQYVYEAKREIDGFNQQRNNRMEAMDEWLYNNLSPSTSASCPVHSETPGMIIDRLSILALKTYHMDLQTRREDASEAHRQLCQRKLDTLHLQQQQLQQCLREFIEEIRAGSRTFRVYHQFKMYNDPTLNPFLYQKK
- a CDS encoding transporter substrate-binding domain-containing protein, giving the protein MKKLALGVLLLLSSVLHAETLTVGTLPYAPPFEMAADKSNHFFGFDIDIMEEVCRRIQADCQFIPMTFEQLMVKTYSGDINLSIAAITITDDRKESYLFSLPYLPSSGQLLTSSKSPINAFNDLAGKKVGSEKGTIFKEMLLDKFNSNIQIIEYSTQPEIFQALNNNEIDALILDEGSSKYWSANGDFKLIGSEMKIGIGYGIMANKNEQALVDRINKALLSMENDGTYVKIYSQYFDQTQ